The following coding sequences are from one Treponema bryantii window:
- a CDS encoding DUF308 domain-containing protein: MKRWYLFSGILAALLGLLVIIFPAFWIKLVVVIIGLAAIGYGIYSLKFTKVISDDAGYRKTILIKSIVSIVAGAMAVLFPLAIGGAAWSAMIWVLIFYLLLSGAAGFYAAALLKDSGVERKRYIIENLLLLAVAVVLILISPRSLGNAIIRLIGIIVLVGGLCLILFDVFSNRNVVEGEVVEVKDEEVKPADEEKPADGE, translated from the coding sequence ATGAAACGATGGTATCTTTTTTCTGGGATTCTGGCGGCGCTGCTGGGGCTTCTGGTGATTATTTTTCCTGCTTTCTGGATTAAGCTCGTTGTTGTGATTATTGGGCTTGCGGCGATTGGGTATGGAATTTACAGTCTGAAGTTTACCAAGGTTATTTCTGATGATGCGGGCTACCGTAAAACTATTCTGATTAAGAGTATTGTAAGTATTGTTGCTGGTGCGATGGCTGTGCTTTTTCCGCTTGCGATTGGCGGCGCGGCCTGGTCTGCTATGATCTGGGTGCTGATTTTTTACCTGCTGCTTTCTGGTGCTGCGGGCTTTTATGCTGCGGCTCTGCTGAAGGATTCCGGGGTTGAACGTAAGCGCTATATCATCGAAAATCTTCTGCTTCTGGCTGTTGCTGTTGTTCTGATTCTGATATCCCCACGTTCTCTGGGCAACGCTATTATCCGCCTGATTGGTATTATTGTTCTGGTTGGCGGCCTGTGTCTGATTCTTTTTGACGTTTTTTCAAACCGCAACGTTGTAGAAGGCGAAGTGGTTGAGGTGAAGGATGAGGAAGTAAAGCCTGCTGATGAAGAGAAGCCGGCTGACGGCGAGTAA
- a CDS encoding GDP-mannose 4,6-dehydratase: MSKVLLNNKTVLVTGAAGFIGSYLCKKLLESVNDVKIIGLDSITDYYDVSLKEERLKMLKSLNKDFTFIKGDISDRKTVDSVFAEYKPSVVVNLAAQAGVRYSITNPEAYIQSNMIGFFNILEACRANPVEHLVYASSSSVYGSNKKVPYSTEDKVDNPVSLYAATKKSNELFAHAYSKLYKIPSTGLRFFTVYGPMGRPDMAYFKFTNKLVKGEPIQIYNMGDMYRDFTYVDDIVTGIVNVMQKTPEETEDGAPYKVYNIGNNKPSSLMNFVEILENCLTKEGIISEPGKKELLPMQSGDVYQTYADVTELERDFGFKPSTSLEDGLSKFAAWYKTYYKK; the protein is encoded by the coding sequence ATGTCAAAGGTTTTATTAAATAACAAAACTGTACTTGTAACAGGTGCTGCTGGTTTTATAGGTAGTTACTTGTGTAAAAAACTTCTTGAATCTGTAAATGATGTAAAAATTATAGGTCTCGATTCTATTACAGATTACTATGATGTTTCTCTAAAAGAAGAACGCCTTAAGATGTTAAAAAGTCTTAATAAAGATTTTACTTTTATCAAAGGCGATATCTCAGACAGAAAAACTGTTGATTCAGTTTTTGCAGAATATAAACCTTCTGTTGTTGTAAACCTTGCAGCTCAGGCGGGTGTTCGCTATTCAATTACAAATCCAGAAGCTTACATTCAGTCTAACATGATTGGTTTCTTCAATATTCTTGAAGCTTGTCGTGCTAATCCTGTTGAGCATCTTGTTTATGCGTCTAGTTCAAGTGTTTATGGTTCAAACAAAAAAGTTCCATATTCTACAGAAGACAAAGTTGATAATCCTGTTTCTTTGTATGCTGCAACAAAAAAATCAAACGAACTTTTTGCACATGCATATTCAAAACTTTATAAGATTCCTTCAACTGGCCTTCGTTTCTTTACTGTTTACGGACCAATGGGCCGTCCTGATATGGCATATTTTAAGTTCACAAATAAACTTGTAAAAGGCGAGCCAATCCAGATTTACAACATGGGTGATATGTACCGTGACTTTACTTATGTTGATGATATTGTTACAGGTATTGTAAACGTAATGCAAAAAACTCCAGAAGAAACTGAAGATGGAGCTCCATACAAAGTTTATAATATTGGAAATAACAAACCATCAAGTTTGATGAACTTTGTAGAAATCCTCGAAAACTGCTTAACAAAGGAAGGAATCATTTCTGAGCCAGGTAAAAAAGAACTGTTGCCAATGCAGTCTGGCGATGTGTATCAGACATATGCCGACGTAACTGAACTCGAGCGGGATTTCGGTTTTAAGCCAAGTACTTCTTTGGAAGATGGTTTAAGTAAGTTTGCGGCTTGGTATAAAACTTATTACAAAAAATAA
- a CDS encoding O-antigen polymerase — protein sequence MEILILNSIVFFTGIKLLQKSIKKILNGNRSICLITLILFVVEYIVPLIVETIWYVLRIKVDMFPPLSLALCDRTTSYIYFCFAMCIQLYLYIFGTKSNISINLLQTPKISRELFFILKCLRFLPILVILLSPSPLLYFKYYAPFTLHKDIVTESAAQFHSSWVSSSCTIAFLSTMAIQFFRLKSNKKQLMVQYFSVFLYSFINGKRTILAFSVLGLIVISVLRTKKIQLKKIILPLIMVIVFFALYSILSGKGEYYGSAGMNLLMTYIMYFDRAFVTKIAIFEKLNPNLVHILDYPFQTILFNLFFWIPRSFWPEKPYPYALYFTSGAIGNKTFYMVPWRFQTAVYAEWISNIGIVLGVFLYIIIYTWFVRKTEKKKNLLIYFIGLIYSCFLQMFEYTGTPQYFIILWCILIFLSLFKKKYLVYNSMVKMNDL from the coding sequence TTGGAAATATTAATTCTTAATTCGATTGTTTTTTTTACTGGAATAAAACTCTTACAAAAATCAATAAAAAAGATTTTGAATGGTAACAGAAGTATATGTTTGATTACATTAATTCTTTTTGTAGTCGAGTATATCGTTCCACTTATTGTAGAAACTATATGGTATGTATTAAGAATTAAAGTAGATATGTTTCCACCATTAAGCTTAGCATTATGTGATAGAACAACAAGTTATATATATTTTTGTTTTGCAATGTGTATACAGCTCTATTTATATATATTTGGTACTAAAAGTAATATTAGTATTAATTTATTACAAACTCCTAAAATTTCTCGTGAATTGTTTTTTATTTTAAAATGCTTAAGATTTCTTCCTATCCTAGTTATTCTTTTGTCACCTTCGCCTTTGCTATATTTTAAATATTATGCACCTTTTACTCTCCATAAAGACATCGTAACAGAGAGTGCTGCTCAATTTCACAGCAGTTGGGTTTCTAGTTCTTGTACTATAGCTTTTTTATCAACAATGGCTATTCAATTTTTTAGACTAAAAAGTAATAAAAAACAGCTTATGGTACAATATTTTTCTGTTTTTCTATATTCTTTTATTAATGGAAAAAGAACAATATTAGCATTTTCTGTTCTAGGATTAATTGTTATTTCCGTATTACGAACAAAAAAAATCCAGTTGAAAAAGATTATTCTACCTCTAATTATGGTAATTGTTTTTTTTGCATTATATTCAATCTTAAGTGGTAAAGGTGAATATTATGGTAGCGCGGGAATGAATCTGTTAATGACATATATAATGTATTTTGATAGAGCTTTCGTTACTAAGATTGCAATTTTTGAGAAATTAAATCCAAATTTAGTACATATTTTAGATTATCCATTTCAAACAATTTTATTTAATCTTTTCTTCTGGATTCCTAGAAGTTTTTGGCCTGAAAAACCTTATCCATATGCTCTATATTTCACTTCAGGAGCTATTGGAAATAAAACTTTTTATATGGTACCCTGGAGATTTCAAACAGCTGTTTATGCGGAATGGATTTCCAATATAGGGATTGTTTTAGGTGTATTTCTTTATATTATTATTTATACTTGGTTTGTTAGAAAAACTGAGAAGAAAAAAAATTTATTAATATATTTTATAGGTTTGATATATTCCTGTTTCTTACAAATGTTTGAATATACAGGGACCCCGCAGTATTTTATAATATTGTGGTGTATTTTGATATTTTTAAGTTTATTTAAAAAGAAATATTTGGTTTATAACTCTATGGTAAAAATGAATGATTTATGA
- a CDS encoding acyltransferase, which translates to MKNYHYISFLRIFSMFAIIAAHTIATPVIYNSADYSVFWLNISVVLAEICRGGVYIFIAISGALFLQPEKELTLSKLFKKYILRIILALCIFGTLFALMEIVFTEKKIAFRQIPEALLRMIQNKSWGHLWYLYMLAGLYLITPLLKRFIQTATDLEIRYSIAVIFVFNLIFPLIEKYIGLKIGFYIPFVGTPILFYLLGYALHSKIIRIPNWLSMVMIGFTIFIFILECILNTEINITGVYFEGFSTTAFCGSLIPIAFYSLALNYCKDESRRFDKFLSELSFGVYIFHAVFINFIYKVLHLTPTTMSVPLMWLIVFIITSVLSLITTYVLRLIPIVKKYIL; encoded by the coding sequence ATGAAAAACTATCATTACATTTCATTTTTAAGAATATTTTCAATGTTTGCAATTATTGCTGCTCATACAATAGCTACTCCTGTTATATATAATTCGGCTGATTATTCAGTTTTCTGGTTGAATATATCTGTTGTACTGGCAGAAATATGTAGGGGAGGGGTGTATATATTTATAGCTATTAGTGGTGCTTTATTTTTACAACCTGAAAAAGAACTTACGCTTTCTAAACTTTTTAAAAAGTATATATTACGTATTATTCTGGCTCTTTGTATTTTTGGAACACTTTTTGCACTTATGGAAATTGTGTTTACAGAGAAAAAAATTGCATTTCGTCAGATTCCAGAAGCCCTTTTGCGAATGATTCAAAATAAAAGCTGGGGACATTTGTGGTATCTGTATATGCTTGCAGGTCTTTATCTTATTACTCCTTTATTAAAGCGTTTTATTCAAACAGCAACAGATTTAGAAATAAGATATTCCATTGCTGTTATATTTGTATTCAACCTGATTTTTCCTTTGATTGAAAAGTACATAGGTTTAAAAATTGGATTTTATATTCCTTTTGTTGGTACTCCTATTTTATTTTATTTACTGGGATATGCACTACATTCAAAGATTATAAGAATTCCTAATTGGCTATCTATGGTCATGATTGGTTTTACAATTTTTATCTTCATTCTTGAATGTATACTCAATACTGAGATTAACATAACGGGAGTTTATTTTGAAGGTTTCTCAACTACAGCATTTTGCGGTTCATTGATACCAATCGCTTTTTATTCACTTGCTTTAAATTATTGTAAAGATGAAAGCAGACGTTTTGATAAATTTCTTTCTGAACTTTCTTTTGGCGTTTATATATTCCATGCTGTATTTATAAATTTCATATATAAAGTTTTGCATTTAACACCAACAACAATGTCTGTTCCTCTGATGTGGTTGATTGTATTTATTATAACAAGCGTATTATCGCTAATCACAACATATGTTTTGAGACTTATTCCTATTGTCAAAAAATATATATTATAA
- a CDS encoding glycosyltransferase, with the protein MKIAFICNKLTGGGAERFTANIANRFSQDSSNSVYVITGTRTEEDYSLNDNIIRFEIIIKRLYEDSKSLLKLIREYGIKVVVGIDIYPNFVVCLISKFTKAKCVISERNAPKQVNISKKSRFLRWILYRFADGYVFQTNGAKEFYSKSIQKRSVVIHNPIRENLPSKTNVNNKEIVAIGRLNVQKNYPMLINAFNIVHNKYPNYKLRIFGDGELKESLLKQVNNLHLNESVVFENFTLNVHEAIKDSSIYVMTSDFEGMPNSLMEAMAMGFPVVSTDCPSGGPGELITDGVNGMLCKVGDYKDCAEKICSIIENYEISVNLAENAKSIMQSHNTNIIMTEWENYLE; encoded by the coding sequence ATGAAAATAGCTTTTATATGCAATAAACTAACAGGTGGTGGAGCTGAAAGATTCACTGCGAACATTGCAAACAGATTTTCTCAGGATTCATCGAATTCCGTTTATGTAATTACAGGAACAAGAACGGAAGAAGACTATTCTTTGAATGACAATATCATAAGATTTGAGATTATTATTAAAAGACTGTATGAAGATTCAAAAAGCTTACTAAAACTCATACGAGAATATGGTATTAAAGTTGTAGTTGGAATTGATATATATCCTAATTTTGTTGTTTGTTTGATTAGCAAATTTACAAAGGCAAAATGTGTAATTAGTGAACGAAATGCCCCTAAACAAGTGAATATTTCAAAGAAAAGTAGATTTCTGAGATGGATCCTTTACAGATTTGCTGATGGTTATGTGTTCCAGACAAACGGAGCAAAAGAATTTTATTCAAAAAGCATTCAAAAAAGAAGTGTTGTTATTCACAATCCAATAAGAGAAAATCTTCCTTCAAAGACTAATGTAAATAATAAAGAAATTGTGGCGATTGGAAGATTAAATGTTCAAAAAAATTATCCAATGCTAATTAATGCATTTAATATAGTGCATAATAAGTATCCCAATTATAAACTTAGAATTTTTGGTGATGGAGAATTAAAAGAATCTCTTTTAAAACAAGTGAATAATTTACACTTAAATGAAAGTGTTGTCTTTGAAAATTTTACGTTAAATGTACATGAAGCAATCAAAGATTCTTCAATTTATGTTATGACAAGCGATTTTGAAGGAATGCCAAATTCTTTGATGGAAGCAATGGCAATGGGATTTCCTGTTGTTTCAACAGATTGTCCGAGCGGGGGACCTGGAGAACTTATTACTGATGGTGTTAATGGTATGCTTTGTAAGGTCGGAGATTATAAAGATTGTGCTGAAAAGATATGCTCAATTATAGAGAATTATGAAATTTCCGTAAATCTTGCGGAGAATGCTAAATCTATAATGCAAAGTCATAATACAAATATTATTATGACAGAATGGGAAAATTATTTGGAGTGA
- a CDS encoding glycosyltransferase family 4 protein yields the protein MKKLFLIINNDKFFLSHRKPIALAAKEAGYDVTIVASSTGLESQITELGIKYINLPMNTTGMNPKEEFKTYKFLKKLYKKEKPDIIHQVGLKPILWGTIAARQCGIKNVVNAVSGTGFLFSPAKRNSIVSKGICKVLSLYSSKKNYKYIFQNTDDEKEFFNTGIIKHEQVTFIKGSGVDLNDFKYVPESEKDNFKIKCVFTGRMVEDKGVLVIFEAAKILKEKYSEKIEFWLCGDLDTNPKALKKEQIESECDGTYVKWLGFQKNIKDILSQCHIMIFPSFYMEGLPKSVIDAEAVGLPLITTDWVGCRDTVIDGENGFLIPIKDANSLAEKIGVLVDDSDLRQRMGKSAREYAEKYFSIENVVNKHLEIYNELINRG from the coding sequence ATGAAAAAACTTTTTTTAATAATTAATAACGATAAATTCTTCCTCTCTCATCGTAAACCAATTGCACTCGCTGCAAAAGAAGCTGGCTATGATGTCACCATAGTAGCCTCTTCAACTGGACTGGAATCACAAATTACAGAATTAGGCATAAAATATATCAATCTTCCGATGAATACAACAGGTATGAACCCAAAAGAAGAATTCAAAACCTATAAATTCTTGAAAAAGTTATATAAAAAAGAAAAGCCGGACATTATCCATCAGGTTGGCTTAAAACCAATTTTATGGGGAACAATTGCTGCTCGTCAATGTGGTATAAAAAATGTAGTAAATGCTGTAAGCGGAACCGGCTTTTTATTTTCCCCGGCCAAAAGAAACAGTATTGTTTCAAAAGGGATTTGTAAGGTTCTATCATTATATTCATCAAAAAAGAATTACAAGTATATTTTTCAGAATACTGATGATGAAAAAGAGTTTTTTAATACCGGAATTATTAAGCATGAACAGGTAACTTTTATCAAAGGTTCTGGTGTTGATTTAAATGATTTTAAATATGTCCCTGAATCAGAAAAAGATAATTTCAAAATAAAATGTGTGTTCACTGGGCGCATGGTAGAAGATAAAGGTGTTCTTGTAATCTTTGAAGCTGCAAAAATACTTAAAGAAAAGTATTCAGAAAAAATTGAATTTTGGCTTTGTGGTGATTTAGACACAAATCCAAAAGCTTTGAAAAAAGAACAGATTGAATCTGAATGTGATGGAACTTATGTAAAATGGCTCGGTTTCCAGAAGAATATTAAAGATATTTTAAGCCAGTGTCACATTATGATTTTCCCTTCTTTCTATATGGAAGGTTTGCCAAAGTCAGTAATTGATGCAGAAGCAGTTGGACTACCTTTAATTACAACTGATTGGGTTGGCTGTCGGGATACTGTCATTGACGGTGAAAATGGATTCTTGATTCCAATAAAAGATGCAAATTCTTTGGCTGAAAAGATAGGAGTTCTTGTTGATGATTCAGATCTTCGTCAGCGAATGGGAAAATCAGCTCGAGAATACGCTGAAAAGTATTTTAGCATAGAAAATGTTGTAAATAAACATCTTGAAATATATAACGAGTTGATTAATAGAGGTTAA
- a CDS encoding lipopolysaccharide biosynthesis protein has translation MNYSNKIYNATKWSAITNILSKITPPITNMILARLLTPEAFGVVATINMVITFADIFADAGFQKYLVQHNFDDEESLYKSANVAFWTNFSISIFLWLIIFLLKDNISAMVGSEGYGIHLSVAAFSIPLIAFSSIQQAIYKRNFDFKGMFLPKLIRSFVPLVVTVPIAYFYRNCWALIIGTLAANFSDALLLTIRSKWKPKFFYKLKLLKEMFSFSAWTLLETLAIWLTTSIDVFIIGRVLSQYYLGLYKTSLTTVEQITTLITTTIVPVLFATLSRFQDDDEQFKKMFYSFQQKCAILLVPLSIGIFVFKDLVTAILLGRQWVEAATFISLLGIIQFVRILICYFASEVYRSKGQPKVSFLIQVIYIVILIPVVYFSSRKGFECLYQVRILTYILFAGMHLLVLKFRFNFKIFSMVKTIMFPLFASLIMGAVGYILLLCKDSILFQFLFVFICILVYFLLCLCFKDTRATLKSFIPKHKSLLNETQSMDKMD, from the coding sequence ATGAATTATTCAAATAAAATATATAATGCAACTAAATGGTCTGCAATAACAAACATTCTTAGTAAAATTACTCCACCAATAACAAATATGATACTTGCAAGACTTCTAACACCAGAAGCCTTTGGAGTCGTTGCAACAATTAATATGGTTATAACATTTGCAGATATTTTTGCAGATGCAGGGTTTCAGAAATATTTAGTACAACATAATTTTGATGATGAAGAATCGTTATATAAATCTGCAAATGTTGCATTCTGGACAAATTTTTCTATATCAATATTTTTGTGGTTAATTATATTTTTACTAAAAGATAATATTTCTGCTATGGTAGGTTCTGAAGGTTATGGCATTCATTTATCTGTTGCTGCTTTTTCAATTCCTCTAATTGCATTTTCAAGTATACAGCAAGCGATTTATAAGCGAAATTTTGATTTTAAAGGAATGTTTTTGCCAAAATTAATACGTTCTTTTGTACCTCTTGTAGTAACAGTTCCAATAGCATATTTTTATAGAAATTGTTGGGCTTTGATTATTGGTACATTGGCTGCAAACTTTTCTGATGCATTATTACTCACTATCCGTTCAAAATGGAAACCTAAGTTTTTTTATAAACTCAAATTGCTAAAAGAAATGTTCTCATTTAGTGCCTGGACTCTTCTTGAAACTCTTGCTATTTGGCTTACAACTAGTATTGATGTATTTATTATTGGAAGAGTTTTATCTCAATACTACCTTGGTTTATATAAAACATCTTTGACTACTGTTGAGCAAATAACCACATTAATAACAACTACAATCGTTCCAGTCCTTTTTGCAACATTATCAAGATTTCAAGATGATGATGAACAATTCAAAAAGATGTTTTATTCCTTTCAGCAAAAATGTGCGATTTTATTAGTGCCATTAAGTATTGGCATTTTTGTCTTTAAAGATCTGGTTACAGCGATTCTTCTAGGTCGTCAATGGGTGGAAGCCGCAACTTTTATAAGCCTTTTAGGAATTATCCAATTTGTAAGAATTCTGATTTGTTACTTTGCAAGTGAAGTTTATAGGTCAAAAGGACAGCCAAAAGTTTCTTTCTTAATTCAAGTTATTTATATTGTAATTTTAATTCCAGTTGTGTATTTCTCATCGCGAAAAGGATTTGAATGTCTATATCAAGTAAGAATTCTTACCTATATTTTGTTTGCAGGTATGCATTTACTTGTATTGAAATTTAGATTTAATTTTAAGATTTTTTCTATGGTGAAAACTATAATGTTCCCTTTGTTTGCAAGTTTAATTATGGGGGCTGTCGGCTATATCTTGTTATTGTGTAAAGATTCAATACTATTTCAGTTCTTATTTGTATTTATATGTATTCTTGTTTATTTTCTTTTGTGTTTATGTTTTAAGGATACAAGAGCCACATTAAAATCTTTTATTCCAAAACATAAATCCTTATTGAATGAGACTCAATCAATGGATAAAATGGATTAA
- a CDS encoding glycosyltransferase, protein MKLLFVHDHKFRKINNSFYSTGGLNDEVLSRYTNIFDEVIVFSRVIEEQNESNKYSKITNSKVTIINSLTATKDLIKELVKKTDKVIVRMPCFNGIKFLPLCRKLNRNYLIELVACPWDSFWNYDWRGKVIAPFIYLFNKIEVSKAPNVLYVTEKFLQRRYPNKNNTLACSDVVLKKNSEEVLINRKEIIEKSKPIINLGTLAAIDVKYKGQDRVIKAMGVLAKKGIYNYKYYLAGNGDKTYLLKLARKLHIDNNIIFDGGIPHEQIDDWFKKIDIYIQPSLQEGLPRSLVEAMSNALPCIGSTTGGIPELLDNQFIFSNRNSVKQIKKLLLKMTKGQMLSQAELNFQNSKKYQIDILEQKRNNFYNEFKNQSKELRSHKK, encoded by the coding sequence ATGAAATTATTATTTGTTCATGATCATAAGTTCAGAAAGATTAATAACTCATTTTATTCGACTGGTGGTTTGAACGACGAAGTTCTTTCTAGATATACAAATATTTTTGATGAAGTAATAGTCTTTTCACGCGTAATAGAAGAGCAAAATGAAAGTAATAAATATTCAAAAATTACAAATAGCAAAGTTACTATAATAAACAGTCTAACAGCAACAAAGGATTTGATAAAAGAACTTGTAAAAAAAACTGATAAGGTAATAGTTCGAATGCCATGTTTTAATGGTATAAAATTTCTGCCGCTATGCAGAAAGCTTAATAGAAATTATTTGATTGAATTAGTTGCATGTCCTTGGGATTCATTCTGGAATTACGATTGGAGAGGAAAAGTAATTGCTCCGTTTATATATTTATTCAATAAAATAGAAGTTAGTAAAGCACCTAATGTTTTATATGTTACAGAAAAATTTTTACAGAGACGATACCCAAATAAGAATAATACGTTAGCATGTTCAGATGTTGTTCTTAAAAAAAATAGTGAAGAAGTATTGATTAATCGAAAAGAAATAATTGAGAAAAGTAAACCAATTATAAATTTGGGTACATTGGCTGCTATTGATGTTAAGTATAAAGGGCAAGATAGAGTTATAAAAGCAATGGGAGTGTTAGCCAAAAAGGGAATTTACAATTATAAATATTATCTTGCGGGAAATGGAGATAAAACTTATTTATTGAAACTTGCCCGAAAGTTACATATTGATAATAATATTATTTTTGATGGCGGTATTCCTCATGAACAAATTGATGATTGGTTTAAAAAAATAGATATATATATTCAGCCTAGTTTACAGGAAGGGTTACCTCGTTCTCTGGTAGAGGCAATGAGCAACGCCTTACCGTGTATTGGCTCAACTACAGGAGGAATCCCTGAATTATTAGATAATCAATTTATTTTTAGTAATCGAAATTCTGTAAAACAAATTAAAAAATTACTCTTAAAAATGACAAAAGGACAAATGTTAAGTCAAGCTGAACTTAATTTCCAGAATTCTAAAAAATATCAAATTGATATATTGGAACAAAAACGTAATAATTTTTATAATGAGTTCAAGAATCAATCTAAAGAATTGAGGTCTCACAAAAAATGA